One Lujinxingia sediminis DNA window includes the following coding sequences:
- a CDS encoding ribonuclease catalytic domain-containing protein, with amino-acid sequence MSTEIEAGALIEFSTGNDHRLGVVTGTLGKKKLIVLSEGGDEMRPARSDVTFELGRAPADDAHRAGQRLKSTAEALAELKTEVDVAMLWEFAGEFDEAQGPGALAELMFAENSPNHRLALVRALREDSLYFKAKRDGTYEARDASQVAQLREQVEAEARKEAERALVFDKLAEVLKAPEDDRPAMMQEAMRIDPLRDTIFLLQDFAAHGEDFTHRARADEALDELAKAAGRGLAGYSHLKAFTLMRDLGLWDEHYNLALHRFRIDEALPEAVVTEAQRLADTPFEPESWRVDLSDRFSLTIDDASTRDIDDALAINSTEDGGWELDVHIADPSAIVPPDSLLDVEARRRATSVYLPTGAIPMFPLQLSEDRMSLVEGELRPAITTRVIFNAELAIVDTQVIPSLVRVKRRLTYDEADALLAGEGNDHVSQVLTNLQHIASERYAWRADQGATNFEIPEAKISVDTRAEPPEVQIETLPSDSPSRQLVSELMVLCNEQIGRFCERNEIPTIYRIQESPDLPLDDDEILSVPEGLPRTFATLRRMKRGDLSTRPDSHFGLGLHTYVQASSPIRRYSDLICQRQLKAHLSGEPLPYNAEEMLQVLAAVESSIREASLAERETKRYWLFEHLKATRGQVMHAIVLEIKDERAGRASVFMEECAYRSNCSLKQKAAVGDRIEVVADRVDARSDRLSLRQHIPPVDTQEVSAD; translated from the coding sequence ATGAGCACTGAGATCGAAGCGGGCGCGCTGATTGAGTTTTCCACCGGCAACGACCACCGCTTGGGCGTGGTCACCGGCACCCTGGGCAAAAAGAAGCTCATCGTCTTGAGTGAGGGCGGCGACGAGATGCGCCCGGCCCGCAGCGATGTGACCTTCGAGCTGGGACGCGCCCCGGCCGACGACGCCCACCGCGCCGGCCAGAGGCTCAAGAGCACCGCCGAGGCGCTCGCTGAGCTCAAGACCGAGGTCGACGTGGCCATGCTCTGGGAGTTCGCCGGGGAGTTCGATGAGGCCCAGGGCCCCGGCGCGCTGGCCGAGCTGATGTTTGCCGAAAACAGCCCCAACCACCGCCTGGCACTGGTACGCGCGCTGCGCGAAGACTCGCTCTACTTCAAAGCAAAGCGCGATGGCACCTATGAGGCCCGGGACGCCTCCCAGGTCGCGCAGCTCCGCGAACAAGTGGAGGCCGAGGCCCGCAAAGAGGCCGAGCGTGCGTTGGTCTTCGACAAGTTGGCCGAAGTCCTCAAAGCCCCCGAAGACGACCGCCCGGCGATGATGCAGGAAGCCATGCGCATCGATCCTCTGCGCGACACGATCTTCTTGCTGCAAGACTTTGCCGCCCACGGCGAAGACTTCACCCACCGCGCCCGCGCCGATGAGGCTCTCGATGAGCTGGCCAAAGCCGCCGGCCGCGGACTCGCCGGCTACAGCCACCTCAAGGCCTTTACGCTGATGCGCGACCTCGGCCTTTGGGATGAGCATTACAATCTGGCGCTGCATCGTTTCCGCATCGACGAGGCGCTCCCCGAAGCGGTGGTTACCGAGGCGCAGCGCCTTGCCGACACCCCCTTTGAACCCGAGAGCTGGCGCGTCGATCTGAGCGATCGCTTCAGTCTGACCATCGACGATGCCTCCACCCGCGACATCGATGACGCCCTGGCCATCAATTCCACCGAAGATGGCGGCTGGGAGCTCGACGTGCACATCGCCGACCCATCCGCGATTGTGCCCCCGGACTCGCTGCTCGACGTTGAGGCGCGCCGCCGCGCCACCTCGGTCTACTTGCCCACCGGCGCCATTCCGATGTTCCCCCTCCAGCTCAGCGAAGATCGCATGAGCCTTGTCGAAGGAGAGCTTCGCCCGGCCATCACCACCCGGGTGATCTTCAACGCCGAGCTCGCGATCGTCGACACACAGGTCATCCCCTCGCTTGTGCGCGTCAAACGTCGTCTCACCTACGACGAGGCCGACGCACTGCTCGCCGGCGAGGGCAATGACCATGTCAGCCAGGTGCTCACGAACCTTCAGCATATCGCCAGTGAGCGCTACGCCTGGCGCGCCGACCAGGGCGCCACCAACTTCGAGATCCCCGAAGCCAAGATCAGCGTCGACACCCGGGCCGAGCCTCCCGAGGTTCAGATCGAAACGCTCCCCTCGGACTCCCCCTCCCGCCAGCTGGTGAGCGAGCTGATGGTCCTCTGCAACGAGCAGATCGGGCGTTTTTGCGAGCGCAACGAGATCCCGACCATCTACCGCATCCAGGAGTCGCCCGATCTTCCCCTGGACGACGACGAGATCCTGAGCGTTCCCGAGGGGCTCCCACGCACCTTCGCCACCCTGCGGCGCATGAAACGAGGCGACCTCTCCACCCGCCCCGACAGCCACTTTGGCCTGGGACTGCATACCTACGTGCAGGCATCGAGCCCGATCCGTCGCTACTCCGATCTGATCTGCCAGCGCCAGCTCAAAGCCCACCTCTCCGGCGAGCCACTGCCTTATAACGCCGAGGAGATGCTCCAGGTGCTGGCGGCGGTCGAGAGCTCGATTCGCGAAGCCTCCCTGGCCGAGCGCGAGACCAAACGCTACTGGCTTTTCGAACACCTCAAAGCCACACGCGGACAGGTCATGCACGCTATCGTGTTGGAAATAAAAGACGAACGGGCCGGACGAGCTTCTGTCTTTATGGAGGAGTGTGCTTACAGATCCAATTGTAGCCTGAAGCAGAAGGCCGCCGTCGGCGATCGCATCGAGGTCGTCGCCGATCGGGTGGACGCACGTAGCGATCGACTCTCGCTTCGCCAGCACATCCCCCCCGTCGACACTCAGGAGGTAAGCGCCGACTGA